DNA sequence from the Gemmatimonadaceae bacterium genome:
CCGGTGGATTTCGCGTCGTGACGCTCCGATCATGGTCCCCCGATCGGTTGGCGGCGGAGGTCGTCCGCCTCAACGCGCAGAGTGCAACGGACGAGCTCGACCTTCTTCACCTCTTATATGTCGAGCTCGAGCCGTCCATTCAGATCACCTTTCTCGACGCGTCGGGCGTCCCACACGAGAACGGGGAATTGCGAGACGACCTCGCGATCCCGTATGCCGACGAGTCCGCAGTCGTGCGTGCGGCGGCGGCTGTCCGGGAAAAACATGGCGACGACGGCGAGCGATACCTCCGGACGTTGGCGCGCTACAATGCCGCCTCGTGGCCGGGAATCGATCGTATTGCCGGCGACGCAGTCAGGGAGTGAGGTACGCGCTCAGACCGATGAGGTGATCCGAGCGCCGTTCGCGGTTCGCCGGCCCCCGTACTCTCGGCGGCCGTCGCGCGCGGCCACTTGTGCTCGATCCAGAGCAGGATCGCGCCCGCCACGTAGACCGAGCTGAACGTACCGGTGAACACGCCGAACGCCATGATCCACGAGAACGGCCGGATCACCTCGCCGGCGAAGATCAGCAGGGCGAGGGTGGCAGCGAGCACCGTCATATGCGTCAGCACGGAGCGCGGCAGCGTCTCGTTGATCGAGCGATTCAGCACGTCGCGCAGCGATTCCTTGCGCTGCGTCTTCCGGTTCTCACGCACGCGATCGAAGATGATGATCGTGTCGTTCAACGAGTAACCGATCACCGTGAGGATCGCGGCCACCACGGTCAGCGAGATCTCGAGGCGCATCATGGCCAGGAAGGCCATCGTCGTGAAGATGTCGTGCATCGTCGCGAGCGTTGCTGCGACGCCGAACCGCCACTCGAACCGGAACGCCAAATAGATCAGCGTCACGATGAACGAGATGATGATCGCGGTGATCGCCTTCGTCGTCAGTTCGGAGCCGACGCTGGAGCCGACCGCCTCGGCGCGCTGCTTTTGCACGGAGTTGCCTGGCGCGCGCTTCTGGAATACCGAGATGATCTGCGCCGCCACGCTGTCGGCGTTCGCCGCCGCAGCCACTCCGGCCTTTTGCTGCACCTTGATCTGGTAGTCGTTCGCGGCGCCGAAGGTGATCACCTCGGCTCCCGGGAAGCCCGCTTGGTCGACGGCGGCGCGAACCGCGTCGGCGTTGGGCGGCTGCGCGAAACGCAGCTGGACCACCGTGCCGCCCGTGAACTCGATGCTCTCGTTCAGCGCCCGCCCATTGTGCCGGGCCGCGTGGACGCCGAGCAGCCCGAAGCCGAGCAGGATGAACGCGATCGTGCCGATCGCCGCCGTCTTCCAGTGCTTGATGAAGTCGTACTTAGTGGCGTGGAGAATGCGCAGCGTGGGAACTCTCAGATGCCTCAGCGTCTGGGCGCCGCGCGAGCGGTTGAGCCACAGGATGTAGAAGGTCCGCACCACGAAGATCGAGGTGACGAGCGAGGCGGCAATCCCGGCGATCAGCGTGACGGCGAAGCCCTTCACCGGGCCAGTGCCGTACTGGTACAGGACCGCAGCGGTGAGGATCGTCGACACGTTCGAGTCGACGATGGCCGGCATTGCGTGACGGAAGCCTTCGTCGATGGCCGTGCGCACCGTCTTGCCGCGATTCAACTCTTCGCGAATGCGCTCGAAAATCAGCAC
Encoded proteins:
- the secD gene encoding protein translocase subunit SecD, whose product is MALCLASIWALFPRNETIRYRGADGLLHADTSRRIPLRKGLDLHGGIYLALEINDSKHAIPASQRGELIDRALRSVRNRIDAFGVSEPVVQKEGDRIVVEIPGIQNPERAQRLVEQQAFLQFQTTDKTHALERALPRLDQIVKQRGLATSTDTSANGQTPAAAKGLQGLLTSDTSEKAGASAANKDSVAKDSLKLPTGGAFSGLLQQGGIPGQFYIQADKIPTLEKFLADSTINAALPPGKVFRPGVDSVSLQGTWYKSWYVLDAKPIITGESLKDARPRQDPTEGTTVQFELDPGGGRQFLTQTGKHLGEYMAIVLDDRVMSVAAIQGVIETHGQITMGGQSLAAAQDLALVLRAGALPVPLRVAEVHSIGPSLGQDSINQGIRAMVIAVAFVVIIMIVYYGFSGMLAVGGLALYVLYTLAVLAGFDAVLTLPGIAGFVLSIGMAVDANVLIFERIREELNRGKTVRTAIDEGFRHAMPAIVDSNVSTILTAAVLYQYGTGPVKGFAVTLIAGIAASLVTSIFVVRTFYILWLNRSRGAQTLRHLRVPTLRILHATKYDFIKHWKTAAIGTIAFILLGFGLLGVHAARHNGRALNESIEFTGGTVVQLRFAQPPNADAVRAAVDQAGFPGAEVITFGAANDYQIKVQQKAGVAAAANADSVAAQIISVFQKRAPGNSVQKQRAEAVGSSVGSELTTKAITAIIISFIVTLIYLAFRFEWRFGVAATLATMHDIFTTMAFLAMMRLEISLTVVAAILTVIGYSLNDTIIIFDRVRENRKTQRKESLRDVLNRSINETLPRSVLTHMTVLAATLALLIFAGEVIRPFSWIMAFGVFTGTFSSVYVAGAILLWIEHKWPRATAAESTGAGEPRTALGSPHRSERVPHSLTASPAIRSIPGHEAAL